The Panicum hallii strain FIL2 chromosome 9, PHallii_v3.1, whole genome shotgun sequence genome has a window encoding:
- the LOC112877129 gene encoding uncharacterized transmembrane protein DDB_G0281039-like: MAANGCFILGTCFNLVDKYPPVSLLKGYVGKAKQTAIEISQKNMTRESLSVVVKELDNLRRAQYLAEQQITDSSLSTGIREEINGLLRKFGKRKQSLAKSYTASTSNSQQLHTECNKKHKKEREHHEGQESQQQGQQSKPGEKLEKKLDKPQQKQQQKQEDKLQEKQQQSKQQHAKRPRQRTLKLPARASPTAQNVPLRGHFGHPPRAAIHGVYHGYPVQPGWPGVHFVPPFTPQLGAPEYIIPFNPFYPHPEFYPW; encoded by the exons ATGGCAGCAAATGGATGTTTTATATTGGGCAcgtgttttaatttggtggaCAAATATCCTCCAGTTTCTCTTCTGAAGGGATATGTTGGAAAGGCGAAACAGACTGCTATTGAAATATCTCAAAAGAATATGACACGCGAGTCCCTG AGTGTGGTAGTAAAGGAGCTTGATAATCTAAGAAGGGCACAATATCTAGCTGAGCAGCAAATCACTGATTCCAGCCTAAGCACCGGTATTAGGGAAGAAATCAACGGTTTGTTACGGAAGTTCGGAAAAAGGAAGCAGAGTTTAGCAAAATCCTATACTGCCTCAACTTCAAATTCACAGCAGCTGCATACGGAGTGCAACAAGAAGCACAAGAAGGAGCGAGAGCATCACGAGGGACAAGAAAGCCAGCAGCAAGGGCAACAGAGTAAGCCGGGAGAGAAGCTGGAGAAGAAACTAGACAAGCCGCAACAGAAGCAGCAACAGAAACAAGAAGATAAGCTGCAAGAGAAGCAACAACAGAGTAAGCAGCAACATGCAAAACGGCCAAGGCAACGTA CTCTCAAGCTACCAGCACGGGCTTCTCCTACGGCACAGAACGTGCCATTGAGAGGCCACTTTGGGCATCCACCTCGCGCTGCAATTCATGGAGTCTATCACGGTTACCCTGTCCAGCCAGGCTGGCCTGGAGTTCATTTTGTACCGCCGTTCACACCACAACTTGGAGCACCTGAGTACATAAT
- the LOC112872757 gene encoding uncharacterized protein LOC112872757, translating into MEDEQDTGMEEAVTKKAPAMQGKEEEACGVKQEKEEEQKAREEEEGSKNVTTEETAVVEEVSQDQGNRALPGGFSDRTAACANMDAQRIVKLLFTNTGLNLEFHAALHRAPDAATLALHVVELFLHDKMLKTNKAWVNCVGLIRMVPVVVTELSADMIEQAKPVAKDWKEMIDNSECCTVLGSLASWAFLYFIISYNIVSEFETKEIFHLFATMPSKQQKMNYAMLFKDLRLTDRILGKN; encoded by the coding sequence ATGGAGGATGAGCAGGATACCGGCATGGAGGAGGCAGTGACCAAGAAGGCACCCGCAATGCAGGGCAAGGAGGAAGAGGCTTGTGGCGTGAAGcaggagaaagaagaagagcagAAGGCTCGTGAGGAGGAGGAAGGTTCCAAAAATGTTACGACAGAGGAGACAGCGGTGGTCGAGGAGGTGTCTCAGGACCAGGGTAATCGAGCTCTTCCAGGTGGATTCAGTGATCGCACTGCAGCGTGTGCAAACATGGATGCGCAGAGGATTGTCAAACTCTTATTCACCAACACCGGGCTCAATTTAGAGTTTCACGCTGCACTGCACCGTGCCCCAGATGCTGCAACACTGGCTCTCCATGTAGTTGAGTTATTCCTGCACGACAAGATGCTTAAGACCAACAAGGCTTGGGTGAACTGTGTGGGGCTTATTCGTATGGTACCCGTAGTTGTTACTGAGCTTTCTGCAGACATGATTGAGCAGGCCAAGCCGGTGGCTAAGGATTGGAAGGAGATGATTGACAATTCAGAGTGTTGCACAGTCCTTGGCAGCCTGGCCTCATGGGCTTTCCTCTACTTCATCATCTCCTATAACATTGTATCCGAGTTTGAGACAAAGGAGATCTTCCATCTCTTTGCAACCATGCCAAGCAAACAGCAGAAGATGAACTATGCCATGCTCTTTAAGGATCTTCGGCTCACCGATAGAATCCTAGGTAAGAATTAA